The nucleotide sequence TTATAGTAAACGTTGTGTTCTGCTAAAACATATTTTCTGACCTTCTGATCTGTATAATTTTCTACTTTATAGTTGTGAGTAACGCTAAATCTTTCTAAAATTGGCTTGTGTTTTAAACTCCAATGCTGCCCTGAAAGTTTATCGCTTCCCAATACAAATTTATTTCCTCTTTCTTCTACGCTACTAACTGGAAAGCACGTATTTATGTCTCCTAAATCCCAACTGTCCGATAATACTATCTGCGCTTTAGCAAATTTAATCGATGGTAATAAGCTTTGAGTTAGAGGATACAGGGCTTTTAAGTTATACCACTGATGACTTCTTTCATAAATGCCTTTGTAATCTCTTGTGTGAGGCTCTGTTTCTCCAAGTACTGCTACATCTAATCGATATATGTCATTACTAAATGTTTGTTCATAATGCTCTCTTAAATAGTTGTCTACAATCTCTACTAACGGACCTCTAGAACTGAAAAAATTTATTCTTCCAAACGATAACACTGGTCCATCTTTTTCAACTTTTCTACCTGAATAGTCTGATAATAAGCTGCCGAATATACTTTCATCTAATATAAACCTATCAACGTTATAGTAGTCATTAAAAATCCTCATTAGCCTTGATCTTGCT is from Wolbachia endosymbiont (group B) of Hofmannophila pseudospretella and encodes:
- a CDS encoding phage tail protein; this encodes MLLPPNATKQEKALVDATDYKVDLSCIRGFKFSLKEETLPWIIEEYGLEEILRWVKDKRRAIVEGVKFQRLRGTPASLKIALKWANIEDITIIEEPPGKHFFELQIGIKDVPNDFFVDAVVELAKLSLPARSRLMRIFNDYYNVDRFILDESIFGSLLSDYSGRKVEKDGPVLSFGRINFFSSRGPLVEIVDNYLREHYEQTFSNDIYRLDVAVLGETEPHTRDYKGIYERSHQWYNLKALYPLTQSLLPSIKFAKAQIVLSDSWDLGDINTCFPVSSVEERGNKFVLGSDKLSGQHWSLKHKPILERFSVTHNYKVENYTDQKVRKYVLAEHNVYYKNDSDSEQKDSIHELEKHILVFYPGVLKWHEHRHLHRSWKNSQAISIIS